In Haemorhous mexicanus isolate bHaeMex1 chromosome 6, bHaeMex1.pri, whole genome shotgun sequence, a single window of DNA contains:
- the LGALSL gene encoding galectin-related protein yields MTEERCAKVEQYVGEIKGGLRPTMKLTVMGMVHSKPKSFSVTLLCDPVDANKDVGLLFTVNFSEKSITRNARIAGKWGREEKTIPYFPFTAGDTFKMELLCEHQQIRVLLDGRQLCDFTHRIQPLNLVKALRISGDIKLTKVA; encoded by the exons ATGACAGAGGAGAGGTGTGCCAAA GTGGAGCAGTATGTTGGTGAAATTAAAGGTGGCCTGAGACCAACCATGAAACTCACAGTCATGGGCATGGTACACTCCAAACCCAAGAG cttttcagtgACTCTGCTCTGTGATCCAGTGGATGCCAACAAAGATGTTGGGCTGTTATTTACAGTTAACTTCAGTGAGAAATCCATCACCCGAAATGCACGAATTGCTGGGAAgtggggaagagaagagaagactaTTCCCTACTTTCCATTTACAGCAGGTGACACATTCAAG ATGGAGCTCTTATGTGAACACCAGCAAATACGAGTTTTGCTTGATGGACGGCAGCTCTGTGATTTCACTCACCGCATTCAGCCTCTGAACTTGGTGAAAGCTTTGCGCATCTCAGGGGACATCAAGCTTACCAAAGTGGCTTGA